Proteins encoded by one window of Salmonirosea aquatica:
- a CDS encoding carboxypeptidase-like regulatory domain-containing protein: MRVIGILFCWLSGTLTAWSQTSVTGKVVNALTDEPVPYVIVTDASRKLGVRTDTSGLFRYPHPVDMLVLSAPGYKTTRVGTSDIDSLAIRLEENLLIMQDIPFSMNRPPTMVRAGTLRKHSQGRITLCDSTSQIEHALYVPNDEKQTAVLSKVSFYVLGAGRPRTPFRIRIYQNQNGKPGSDLLDESVIVHPKWWKRWKEIKVGRYNIVVPREGFFVAMEWLNTPESRYTDRMKMTDGTLRTSECFGQVLGLTDEFKNCRWWSRTNGGAWFQMNCGAASAKKIYNPMIRVEWLRYR, translated from the coding sequence GTGAGAGTTATCGGGATACTATTTTGTTGGCTAAGTGGAACGCTTACTGCGTGGTCGCAGACTTCGGTTACGGGAAAAGTCGTCAACGCGCTGACCGACGAACCCGTCCCGTATGTGATCGTCACGGACGCCAGCCGCAAACTAGGCGTTCGCACCGACACCAGTGGCCTGTTCCGCTACCCGCATCCGGTGGATATGCTGGTGCTCTCCGCGCCGGGCTATAAGACGACCCGCGTCGGTACTTCCGATATTGATTCCTTAGCTATCAGGCTGGAGGAAAATCTTCTGATCATGCAGGACATTCCCTTCTCGATGAATCGTCCGCCTACAATGGTACGGGCGGGTACCTTACGAAAACATTCGCAGGGCCGGATTACCCTATGCGACTCCACATCGCAAATCGAGCACGCCCTGTATGTACCCAATGACGAAAAACAGACGGCAGTCCTCAGCAAGGTTTCTTTCTATGTACTTGGAGCCGGGCGGCCGCGCACGCCGTTCCGAATCCGTATCTACCAAAATCAAAATGGAAAACCGGGCAGTGACCTATTGGACGAAAGTGTCATCGTGCACCCGAAGTGGTGGAAGCGCTGGAAGGAAATCAAGGTAGGTCGATACAATATCGTGGTACCCCGCGAGGGATTTTTCGTAGCGATGGAATGGTTGAATACCCCCGAAAGCCGCTACACCGACCGCATGAAAATGACCGATGGTACCCTACGCACCAGCGAATGTTTCGGACAGGTACTGGGCCTGACCGACGAATTCAAAAATTGCCGCTGGTGGAGCCGCACCAACGGCGGCGCGTGGTTCCAGATGAACTGCGGAGCCGCCTCGGCAAAAAAAATCTATAATCCGATGATTCGCGTGGAGTGGCTGCGGTACCGATGA
- a CDS encoding M20 metallopeptidase family protein, whose amino-acid sequence MLNKIKALSKDYTADAVATRRHLHMNPELSFNEHKTARFVADQLKALGLEPQEGVADTGVVALIEGRNPESRVVGLRADMDALPIQEANEVPYRSKVPGVMHACGHDVHTSSLLGTARILMQLRDEFEGTVKLVFQPAEEKAPGGASLMIKDGVLENPRPAGMFGQHVATNVPVGKIGFREGMYMASTDELYLTVKGKGGHGAMPDQLIDPVLIASHIVVSLQQIISRNRKPANPSVLSFGRFIADGVTNVIPNEVKIQGTWRCMDEEWRADGLRRMIKMAEGIAEAMGGSCEFEVVKGYPFLKNHPELTRRTKAAAIEYMGAENVVDLDLWMAGEDFAFYSQVVDSCFYRLGTRNEARGIVSGVHTPTFDIDESALEIGPGLMSWLAIQELNQR is encoded by the coding sequence ATGCTCAATAAAATAAAAGCCCTCAGCAAAGACTACACCGCCGACGCGGTAGCCACCCGTCGTCATCTGCACATGAATCCGGAGTTGTCGTTCAATGAACACAAGACGGCCCGCTTCGTGGCGGATCAGCTCAAAGCGTTGGGCCTGGAACCGCAGGAAGGCGTGGCCGATACCGGCGTGGTGGCGTTGATTGAGGGCCGCAATCCCGAGAGCCGTGTGGTAGGTCTGCGGGCCGACATGGACGCCTTACCCATTCAGGAAGCCAATGAGGTACCCTACCGGTCGAAGGTACCCGGCGTGATGCACGCCTGCGGGCACGATGTGCACACGTCGTCGCTGCTGGGTACCGCTCGTATTCTGATGCAATTGCGTGATGAATTTGAGGGTACCGTGAAGCTCGTCTTTCAGCCCGCCGAGGAAAAAGCACCGGGTGGTGCTTCGCTGATGATCAAGGACGGCGTACTCGAAAACCCTCGCCCCGCCGGGATGTTCGGGCAGCACGTTGCTACCAACGTACCCGTGGGTAAAATCGGTTTTCGGGAAGGTATGTACATGGCTAGTACCGACGAACTATACCTGACCGTAAAGGGTAAAGGTGGCCACGGCGCCATGCCCGACCAACTGATCGATCCCGTGCTGATTGCCTCGCACATTGTCGTATCCTTGCAGCAGATCATCAGCCGCAACCGTAAACCCGCCAATCCATCGGTACTCTCGTTCGGACGCTTCATTGCCGACGGTGTAACCAATGTGATTCCCAATGAGGTAAAAATACAGGGTACCTGGCGCTGCATGGACGAGGAATGGCGCGCCGACGGACTCCGCCGTATGATCAAAATGGCCGAGGGCATCGCCGAAGCGATGGGGGGGAGTTGTGAATTCGAGGTAGTGAAGGGGTACCCTTTCCTGAAAAATCACCCCGAACTGACGCGCCGCACCAAGGCCGCCGCCATCGAATACATGGGCGCCGAAAATGTGGTGGATCTGGATTTGTGGATGGCGGGTGAAGACTTTGCCTTTTACTCCCAGGTAGTCGATTCCTGTTTTTACCGGCTGGGTACCCGCAATGAAGCGCGCGGCATCGTGTCGGGGGTACATACCCCTACCTTCGATATTGACGAAAGTGCGCTGGAAATCGGTCCTGGTCTGATGAGTTGGCTGGCCATTCAGGAACTGAACCAGCGCTAG
- a CDS encoding NAD(P)H-quinone oxidoreductase: MLAIQIKQPGSADELILAPFPTPKPEADEIRVRVHATALNRADIMQREGKYPPPEGASLIMGLEIAGEVESVGDNVTRWEIGDKVFGLLPGGGYAEFAVMHQDMAMPVPNEWEFTDAAAVPEVFLTAFQAMHWVGQLKAGETVLLHAGASGVGTAAIQLAQLMGAEVIVTASSGKHELCLELGAKHAIDYRKGPFLEELKELTHGKGVNLIVDPIGGDYFDQNIQALQRDGRLVMLAVMAGGKTSANIGPIVFKRLQILGTTLRSRSREYQIELTRGFMDFAYEALVNKTIRPIVDEVFSWHDVAKAHRYMEANLSAGKVVLQIKE; encoded by the coding sequence ATGCTAGCCATCCAAATAAAACAACCTGGCTCTGCCGACGAATTGATTCTCGCTCCTTTTCCTACCCCCAAGCCGGAAGCTGACGAAATCCGCGTCCGGGTTCATGCTACGGCCCTCAACCGCGCCGACATTATGCAGCGCGAGGGCAAATACCCACCGCCCGAAGGGGCAAGCCTGATCATGGGCCTGGAGATAGCAGGCGAGGTAGAGTCCGTCGGCGACAACGTAACGCGTTGGGAAATCGGCGACAAGGTATTCGGTCTGTTGCCGGGCGGGGGTTACGCCGAATTCGCCGTCATGCATCAGGATATGGCCATGCCCGTACCCAACGAATGGGAATTCACGGACGCCGCCGCGGTACCGGAAGTATTCCTGACGGCCTTTCAGGCGATGCATTGGGTAGGTCAATTGAAAGCGGGCGAAACGGTACTGCTCCACGCCGGAGCCAGTGGCGTGGGTACCGCCGCTATTCAATTAGCGCAACTGATGGGGGCGGAGGTAATTGTCACGGCGTCGTCAGGCAAGCACGAGCTATGTCTGGAATTAGGTGCGAAACACGCGATCGATTACCGCAAAGGCCCATTCCTGGAAGAATTGAAGGAATTGACCCACGGCAAAGGGGTCAATCTTATCGTAGATCCCATAGGCGGTGACTACTTCGACCAGAACATTCAGGCGCTGCAACGGGATGGCAGGTTGGTGATGCTGGCCGTGATGGCGGGCGGCAAGACTTCGGCCAACATCGGTCCTATCGTGTTCAAACGCCTGCAAATCCTGGGTACCACCCTGCGCTCCCGCAGCCGCGAATACCAGATCGAGCTCACCCGTGGTTTTATGGACTTCGCTTATGAGGCACTGGTTAATAAAACCATCCGGCCCATCGTGGATGAAGTATTTTCGTGGCACGATGTCGCCAAAGCCCACCGCTACATGGAAGCCAACCTCAGCGCGGGGAAAGTTGTGTTGCAGATAAAAGAATGA
- a CDS encoding SRPBCC family protein, whose amino-acid sequence MKLTITLPLVVVGLLPFTGNNYPKTSRADLIAIKEIILKQNDMTTQDYSTSILVNKSSEEVYQAINNVRGWWSEEIEGPTDELNKEWFYHYKDIHLCKMKVVELVPNKKVVWKVMENKFSFIKDKEEWVGNRIIFDISKEGTATKLTFTQEGLTSFDECFDVCRDGWNNYVNNSLYKLITTGKGEPNPKEGEGFNKELADKWKLN is encoded by the coding sequence ATGAAACTCACCATTACGCTGCCCCTGGTGGTAGTGGGTTTACTACCCTTTACAGGGAATAATTATCCGAAAACATCAAGGGCCGACTTAATCGCCATTAAGGAAATAATATTAAAACAGAACGATATGACTACGCAAGATTATAGTACCAGCATTTTGGTGAATAAAAGCTCGGAAGAAGTATACCAGGCCATTAATAATGTTCGTGGATGGTGGTCGGAAGAAATCGAGGGGCCTACCGATGAGCTGAATAAAGAGTGGTTTTATCACTATAAAGATATACATCTCTGCAAGATGAAAGTGGTGGAACTGGTACCTAATAAAAAAGTGGTTTGGAAAGTGATGGAAAACAAGTTCAGCTTCATCAAAGACAAGGAAGAGTGGGTGGGTAACCGAATTATTTTTGATATTTCCAAAGAGGGCACTGCAACCAAATTAACTTTTACCCAGGAGGGACTTACGTCTTTTGATGAATGCTTTGACGTGTGTAGAGATGGATGGAATAATTATGTAAATAATAGCCTCTACAAACTTATTACTACGGGCAAAGGCGAGCCCAATCCTAAAGAGGGAGAGGGATTCAACAAAGAACTTGCGGATAAATGGAAGTTGAATTAA
- a CDS encoding SRPBCC family protein, with product MKTQEITESTATESFEYSFESSKSPEEVFQVLMEIDQWWSGLHGETIAGESQKLNDEFAFRAGKGAHYSKQKLIEFLPNKRIGWQVLESNLSFLKDSSEWTDTKIGFDISEKEHGTLVTFTHEGLVPQFECYTSCAGAWTKYMENLEEKLT from the coding sequence ATGAAAACGCAAGAAATCACGGAAAGCACAGCGACGGAAAGTTTTGAATACAGCTTTGAATCATCCAAATCTCCCGAGGAAGTATTCCAGGTACTCATGGAAATTGACCAATGGTGGTCCGGGCTGCATGGAGAAACCATCGCAGGAGAATCACAGAAACTAAACGATGAATTTGCATTCAGGGCAGGTAAGGGAGCACACTATTCTAAACAAAAGCTGATTGAGTTTTTACCCAATAAGCGCATAGGGTGGCAAGTATTAGAAAGCAATTTGTCTTTTCTGAAAGATAGCAGCGAATGGACAGACACAAAAATCGGTTTCGATATTTCTGAGAAAGAGCATGGTACCCTAGTGACGTTTACCCACGAGGGGCTGGTACCCCAGTTTGAGTGCTATACCAGTTGTGCAGGGGCCTGGACAAAATACATGGAGAACCTGGAAGAAAAACTGACATAA
- a CDS encoding GlxA family transcriptional regulator gives MKHLTIVVPQGQNNLSSIVGPYKIFNRANEYFEQSGKEPVFRIELAGTTDKIDFYEGLFTVNPHKDITAIQRTDLIIIPSLNHNFELAMKENNALIPWLQKQYRAGVEIASICTGAFLLATAGILDGKSCSTHWAAADEFRAMFPEVNLQADELITDENGIYTNGGAYSFLNLLIYLVEKYYNRETAIFCAKVFQIEIKRNQQSEFAIFTGQKLHEDDMVKEAQEFLEHSLDDKILVEELSSKFAVSRRTFDRRFIKATGNTPSEYTQRLKIEAAKKSLENSRKTVKEVMYDVGYNDPKAFRNVFSKITGISPLDYRAKYNKGH, from the coding sequence ATGAAACATCTTACCATCGTCGTGCCGCAGGGACAGAACAATCTGAGCAGTATCGTAGGCCCTTACAAGATTTTTAACCGGGCAAATGAATATTTTGAACAATCGGGTAAGGAACCTGTATTCAGGATTGAGCTGGCAGGCACAACAGATAAGATTGACTTCTACGAAGGCCTTTTCACAGTGAACCCGCACAAGGATATCACAGCGATACAACGTACCGATCTGATTATCATCCCCTCCCTGAATCACAACTTTGAGCTGGCCATGAAGGAAAACAACGCCTTGATACCCTGGCTTCAAAAGCAATACAGGGCAGGAGTCGAAATTGCCAGTATTTGCACGGGTGCATTTTTATTGGCCACCGCAGGGATTTTGGATGGTAAAAGCTGTTCCACGCATTGGGCCGCTGCGGATGAATTCAGAGCCATGTTCCCTGAGGTGAACTTACAGGCGGATGAACTCATTACGGATGAAAACGGAATTTACACCAATGGCGGAGCCTACTCCTTCCTAAATCTTCTGATCTATCTGGTGGAGAAGTATTACAACCGGGAAACCGCTATTTTTTGTGCGAAAGTGTTTCAGATCGAGATCAAGCGCAATCAGCAGTCTGAATTTGCCATTTTCACCGGACAAAAGCTGCACGAGGACGACATGGTAAAGGAAGCTCAGGAGTTTCTTGAGCACAGCTTGGACGATAAGATATTGGTAGAAGAATTATCTTCAAAATTCGCCGTGAGTCGAAGGACTTTTGACCGGAGGTTCATCAAGGCAACTGGGAACACGCCTTCAGAATACACGCAACGGCTTAAGATTGAGGCTGCCAAGAAATCACTGGAGAATAGCAGGAAGACCGTAAAAGAGGTGATGTATGATGTGGGCTACAACGACCCCAAGGCTTTCAGGAATGTGTTTAGTAAAATTACCGGAATTTCTCCATTAGACTACCGGGCCAAATATAACAAGGGGCATTGA
- a CDS encoding GNAT family N-acetyltransferase, whose translation MSDIILRQADERDAAALLDIINYEIRNSTVVYDYTERTLDYQLDWLRKKRTDGMPVFVAEQEKEVLGFSTFGVFRPWDAYQFSIEHSIYIAAKARGKGMGKLLMNEMIKTAKDMGFHTMIAGVDSGNEKSYAFHKQFGFVEVGRFSQIGYKFDRWLDLIFMQLFLDTI comes from the coding sequence ATGAGTGATATCATACTACGACAGGCCGATGAGCGGGACGCCGCTGCTTTGCTTGACATTATAAATTATGAAATCAGAAACTCGACAGTAGTATATGATTACACAGAAAGGACATTAGACTATCAACTTGACTGGCTACGAAAAAAACGAACGGATGGAATGCCCGTTTTTGTGGCTGAACAAGAAAAGGAAGTACTAGGCTTTTCTACATTTGGTGTTTTTCGTCCTTGGGACGCCTACCAATTCAGCATTGAGCATTCAATATACATAGCGGCCAAAGCGAGAGGCAAAGGAATGGGGAAGCTCCTAATGAACGAAATGATCAAAACCGCGAAGGATATGGGTTTTCACACCATGATAGCGGGCGTAGATTCGGGCAATGAGAAAAGCTATGCTTTCCACAAGCAATTTGGATTCGTTGAAGTAGGAAGGTTCAGTCAGATTGGCTATAAATTCGATCGTTGGCTTGACCTTATATTCATGCAGTTGTTTTTGGATACAATATAA
- a CDS encoding (2Fe-2S)-binding protein, which yields MAQYNLKINGQTYKADVEPDTPLLWVLRDNLGLVGTKYGCGIAQCGACTVHVNDAATRSCVLPVSAVGDSKVTTIEGLSEKGDHPVQLAWDEVDVAQCGYCQAGQIMTAAALLKRTAKPTDQQIENAMNGNLCRCGTYHRIREAVKVASTKTN from the coding sequence ATGGCCCAATACAACCTGAAAATCAACGGCCAAACCTATAAAGCGGATGTGGAGCCGGATACGCCGCTACTGTGGGTTTTGCGCGATAATCTCGGACTGGTCGGTACCAAATACGGCTGCGGCATTGCCCAGTGCGGTGCCTGCACCGTCCATGTCAATGACGCCGCCACCCGTTCCTGCGTACTGCCCGTGTCGGCAGTCGGCGATTCCAAGGTCACGACCATCGAAGGGCTTTCCGAAAAAGGCGACCATCCCGTACAACTGGCCTGGGACGAAGTGGACGTGGCCCAGTGCGGCTACTGCCAGGCGGGACAGATTATGACTGCCGCCGCGCTTTTGAAGCGGACCGCCAAGCCGACCGACCAGCAAATCGAAAACGCGATGAACGGCAATTTGTGCCGTTGTGGTACCTACCACCGCATCCGGGAAGCCGTGAAAGTAGCCTCAACCAAAACCAACTAA
- a CDS encoding MutS-related protein, with product MSTPLGTLPEIQQRQKLLQYISANLTEIEFEIPKSYLTAAHNHLDSNLAWNAAKTWFNRYRLSLWYQWFSTHDFYRLLSGTTALQKVLGSIGEKTAWWRDSDQLPHELQQHAKVLRDFFDHAQPTLTAKLNRISMIEVDFFLRQKYVNQVKAVLAVFYQLDAFCGIARFLQTARWAYPSFVQTPEPTFSVTDMKHPVLSEEVAVGNDFSLAFPQRLTLLTGGNMSGKTTFLKACGLVLYLAHLGLPVPARTATLSFFDRLMTSIHLSDSLDLGYSHFYTELIRIKEVAQAIANGQRVFLLADELFRGTNPQDAFMCARQVIDILVRQSGSLFLISSHLVQLGAPYEKNTSVQFNCFKTNVLEGELAFTHQIEIGITEEQTGLLLLNQTEVLSCLQQI from the coding sequence TTGAGCACACCTTTAGGTACCCTACCGGAAATTCAGCAGCGCCAAAAACTACTTCAATACATTTCTGCCAACCTAACCGAGATAGAGTTTGAGATTCCAAAGAGCTACTTAACCGCGGCCCACAACCATCTGGATAGCAACTTGGCCTGGAATGCGGCAAAAACCTGGTTCAATCGTTACCGGTTGTCCCTATGGTACCAGTGGTTTAGTACGCATGATTTTTACAGACTGCTGTCAGGTACTACCGCCTTGCAAAAAGTACTGGGGTCGATTGGCGAAAAGACAGCCTGGTGGCGTGACTCCGATCAGTTGCCCCATGAATTGCAACAACACGCAAAGGTACTACGAGACTTTTTCGACCACGCCCAGCCGACACTGACGGCTAAGCTCAACCGAATTTCGATGATAGAAGTGGATTTCTTTTTGAGGCAGAAGTATGTAAATCAGGTCAAAGCAGTGCTGGCCGTTTTTTATCAGCTCGATGCGTTTTGTGGCATCGCTCGCTTTTTGCAGACAGCTCGTTGGGCCTACCCGTCGTTTGTTCAAACCCCGGAACCAACTTTCAGCGTCACTGATATGAAACATCCCGTGCTCAGTGAGGAGGTGGCTGTCGGAAACGACTTCTCCCTGGCCTTTCCCCAACGGCTGACGCTGCTGACGGGAGGAAATATGAGTGGAAAAACTACCTTCCTAAAAGCCTGCGGACTAGTACTTTATCTGGCTCACCTAGGACTGCCCGTGCCGGCCCGGACAGCTACTCTCAGTTTCTTCGATCGTCTGATGACAAGCATTCATTTGAGCGATAGCCTGGATCTGGGGTATAGTCATTTTTATACCGAACTCATTCGGATTAAAGAGGTAGCTCAGGCCATAGCGAATGGACAAAGGGTATTTTTGCTGGCCGATGAGCTGTTTAGAGGGACCAATCCACAGGATGCCTTCATGTGCGCCCGCCAGGTGATTGATATCCTTGTCCGGCAATCGGGTAGCCTGTTTTTGATTTCCTCCCATCTCGTCCAATTGGGAGCTCCTTATGAAAAGAATACAAGCGTGCAATTTAATTGCTTCAAAACCAACGTACTGGAAGGGGAGCTTGCGTTCACACACCAAATAGAGATAGGCATTACCGAAGAACAAACCGGCTTACTGCTCTTGAATCAAACGGAGGTACTTTCTTGTTTGCAACAAATTTGA
- a CDS encoding transglycosylase domain-containing protein, giving the protein MRNFIKRIWQKANQSRRGRIFRLLLFFAGFFTAFITLSGIAFYLFVIMGFFGDMPSRKELKDKRNDTASEVYSADSVLLGRYFLYDRTNITYQDIDTTVIKALVATEDARFYKHGGVDFRSLARVLVKSILLQKESSGGGSTLTQQLAKNLYPRRDYLFLEMPINKVREMVIARRLEAVYTKPEILELYLNTVSFGGTIFGVERAARYFFNTPAKKLKQEQAAVLVGMLKATTSYNPRSHPERAKKRRNVVLAQMAKYGYLTPEKATALQKLDLGLKKEKVAAKEQEENLAPYFREQLRVELAEWCTHQSKPNGDPYNLYTDGLKIYTTLDSRMQREAERAVSRRMATLQKQFDAHWQGRNPWGQDQTVLANAMRQSVRYKRMQAAGASEEEIKKAFEKRVPMTVYGWNGSVRRTMSPMDSLAYYMKFLNTGMVAMEPATGFVRAWVGGINHSLFKYDHVTSKRQVGSTFKPIVYAAALEKGIRPCDYIENKLTTYEQYEGWSPQNADNQYGGRYSLEGALSNSVNTVSAQLIMKVGVPYTIRLARALGIESDLPPVPSLALGTADLSLLEMVGAYTAFANQGRISQPIYVTKIVDRTGKVLRENNSEPHKKVLSADNAATMLHMMQAVVNEGSAARLRSTFGLSLDIAGKTGTTQNQTDGWFIGITPGLVTGVWVGGESPLVRFRSLDLGQGARTAMPIWGEFTSRLVRSGYYSKKPPFEPLSESLQSRLDCVPYLEDEPTFFEKIVDALPFNIPTKEERQERKQSRKERRAERRAERKRDN; this is encoded by the coding sequence TTGAGAAATTTTATAAAAAGAATCTGGCAAAAGGCCAATCAATCCCGACGCGGGCGCATTTTTCGGCTACTCCTTTTCTTCGCAGGCTTCTTCACCGCCTTCATCACCCTGTCGGGAATCGCGTTCTATTTGTTCGTCATTATGGGCTTCTTCGGTGATATGCCGTCGCGCAAGGAACTGAAAGACAAGCGCAACGACACCGCTTCCGAGGTATATTCGGCCGACAGTGTGCTGCTGGGTAGGTACTTCCTCTACGACCGCACCAACATCACCTACCAGGACATTGATACCACGGTTATCAAAGCGCTCGTAGCCACCGAGGACGCGCGTTTTTACAAGCACGGCGGGGTGGATTTCCGCAGTCTGGCGCGGGTTTTGGTCAAAAGTATTTTATTACAGAAGGAAAGTTCGGGCGGTGGAAGTACCCTCACCCAGCAGCTGGCCAAGAATCTGTACCCGCGCCGTGACTATCTTTTTCTGGAAATGCCCATCAACAAAGTCCGCGAGATGGTCATTGCGCGGCGGCTGGAAGCAGTATACACCAAGCCGGAGATTCTGGAACTGTACCTCAACACCGTCTCCTTCGGGGGTACCATCTTCGGAGTGGAGCGGGCAGCGCGGTATTTCTTCAACACTCCAGCCAAAAAACTCAAACAGGAACAGGCGGCCGTGCTGGTGGGTATGTTGAAAGCCACCACCTCGTATAATCCCCGCAGCCATCCCGAACGTGCCAAAAAACGGCGCAATGTAGTGCTGGCCCAAATGGCCAAGTATGGATACCTGACGCCCGAAAAAGCCACCGCCTTGCAAAAGCTGGATCTGGGTTTGAAAAAGGAAAAAGTCGCCGCCAAAGAACAAGAAGAAAACCTGGCCCCGTACTTTCGCGAGCAACTCCGGGTGGAACTGGCCGAATGGTGTACCCACCAAAGCAAACCCAACGGCGATCCGTACAACCTCTACACCGATGGTCTGAAAATATACACCACGCTGGACTCCAGAATGCAGCGCGAAGCCGAGCGGGCCGTGAGCCGACGCATGGCCACGCTGCAAAAGCAATTCGATGCCCACTGGCAGGGCCGCAACCCCTGGGGGCAGGATCAGACCGTACTCGCCAACGCCATGCGGCAGTCAGTTCGCTATAAGCGCATGCAGGCGGCGGGCGCTTCGGAAGAAGAAATCAAAAAGGCTTTCGAGAAGCGGGTACCCATGACCGTTTACGGCTGGAATGGTTCCGTGCGGCGCACCATGAGTCCAATGGATTCACTGGCCTACTACATGAAATTCCTGAACACTGGTATGGTAGCGATGGAGCCCGCGACGGGCTTCGTGCGGGCGTGGGTAGGTGGAATCAATCACAGCCTTTTCAAGTACGATCACGTCACTTCCAAACGGCAGGTAGGGTCTACATTCAAGCCCATCGTGTATGCAGCAGCGCTGGAAAAAGGAATCCGTCCCTGTGATTATATTGAGAACAAACTGACTACCTACGAGCAGTACGAGGGCTGGTCGCCGCAAAACGCCGACAACCAGTACGGTGGGCGCTACTCGCTGGAAGGCGCTTTGTCCAATTCGGTCAATACCGTTTCGGCGCAGTTGATCATGAAGGTAGGGGTACCTTACACCATCCGGCTGGCCCGCGCGCTGGGCATTGAAAGCGACTTGCCGCCCGTACCGTCCCTGGCGCTGGGTACGGCGGATTTGTCGTTACTGGAAATGGTGGGAGCCTATACGGCCTTTGCCAATCAGGGACGCATCAGCCAACCGATCTACGTCACCAAAATCGTGGACCGTACCGGAAAGGTACTCCGCGAGAACAACTCGGAACCCCATAAAAAAGTGCTTTCGGCCGACAACGCCGCCACCATGCTGCACATGATGCAGGCGGTAGTGAACGAGGGCAGCGCGGCACGATTACGCTCCACTTTCGGTCTGTCACTGGACATTGCCGGAAAAACCGGTACCACCCAGAATCAGACCGACGGTTGGTTTATCGGCATCACGCCGGGCCTGGTGACGGGCGTGTGGGTAGGGGGCGAAAGCCCGCTGGTACGCTTTCGCTCGCTGGACTTGGGTCAGGGTGCACGCACGGCGATGCCCATCTGGGGTGAGTTTACGTCCCGCCTGGTTCGCTCAGGGTACTATTCTAAAAAGCCGCCCTTCGAGCCGCTTTCAGAAAGCCTGCAAAGCCGCCTCGACTGCGTACCGTACCTAGAGGACGAACCTACCTTCTTTGAGAAAATCGTGGACGCCCTGCCCTTCAATATTCCTACGAAAGAAGAACGGCAGGAAAGGAAACAAAGCCGGAAGGAACGCCGGGCGGAAAGACGAGCCGAGCGCAAACGGGATAACTAA
- a CDS encoding lysophospholipid acyltransferase family protein, whose translation MIKPKTTYSVLPRWLDRLDFLGLFEKDPFGNLLIVRRLAIILIGWFTYYRYTAVNKIRIRGTEHLLNLPDHGVLFLSNHQTYFADVIAFYHIFCAVKWGYKDTISPPFYLFSPRVRNYYVAASETMKEGGILPRLFSIGGAITVERSWRAQGENVKRNLDNSAQDKIGMGLDHGWVVSFPQGTTKPYAPVRKGTAYLIKEHQPIVVPVVINGFRRAFDKKGLRFKKRNTTLTVQFKPPMHFLPNESVESMVARVTTAIEQDIPKERMTWLGEEGLG comes from the coding sequence ATGATCAAACCCAAGACTACATACAGCGTACTGCCCCGATGGCTGGACAGGCTCGATTTCCTGGGGCTGTTCGAGAAAGACCCGTTTGGGAATCTGCTGATCGTGCGGCGGCTGGCGATCATACTCATTGGCTGGTTCACCTACTACCGCTACACGGCGGTAAACAAAATCCGCATCAGGGGTACCGAGCACTTGCTCAACCTACCCGACCACGGCGTGCTGTTCCTGTCGAACCACCAGACCTACTTCGCCGATGTCATTGCTTTTTACCACATTTTCTGCGCCGTCAAGTGGGGCTATAAGGATACCATCTCGCCACCCTTCTATCTGTTTTCACCCCGGGTGCGTAATTACTACGTGGCTGCTTCCGAAACCATGAAAGAGGGCGGTATCTTGCCCCGGCTGTTCAGCATCGGTGGGGCTATCACCGTGGAGCGCTCATGGCGCGCGCAGGGCGAAAACGTGAAGCGTAATCTGGACAACTCCGCTCAGGATAAAATCGGGATGGGACTCGACCACGGCTGGGTCGTGAGTTTTCCGCAGGGTACCACCAAGCCCTACGCCCCCGTGCGCAAGGGTACGGCCTATCTCATCAAGGAGCATCAACCCATCGTGGTCCCCGTGGTCATCAACGGTTTCCGCCGGGCGTTCGACAAAAAGGGGCTACGTTTCAAAAAGCGTAACACTACCCTCACGGTGCAGTTCAAGCCGCCCATGCATTTTCTGCCCAACGAATCGGTCGAGAGCATGGTGGCGCGGGTCACAACGGCCATCGAACAAGATATTCCGAAGGAGCGAATGACCTGGCTGGGTGAGGAAGGACTGGGGTAA